From a single Armatimonadota bacterium genomic region:
- the rpsF gene encoding 30S ribosomal protein S6, whose protein sequence is MVRSYEALYIIPPGLQEEEITPITEKYKQVVESQGGEVEGVTRWETRKLAYEIKGQREGIYVLMTFKSEPKVAAELDRVFRIGEDVLRHIIVRRDEK, encoded by the coding sequence ATGGTCCGTTCCTACGAAGCTCTATACATCATTCCACCCGGCTTGCAGGAAGAGGAGATTACCCCCATCACTGAAAAGTATAAGCAGGTAGTGGAATCCCAGGGCGGTGAAGTCGAGGGTGTTACCCGTTGGGAAACTCGAAAGCTTGCTTATGAAATCAAAGGTCAGCGAGAGGGTATCTATGTGCTGATGACCTTCAAAAGTGAGCCCAAAGTTGCCGCCGAGTTGGATAGAGTCTTTAGGATTGGAGAAGATGTGCTTAGGCACATCATCGTTCGTAGAGATGAGAAATAG
- a CDS encoding zf-HC2 domain-containing protein, whose protein sequence is MKCSQARDKLMDYIAAELPLREAKELSGHLDSCESCRKYLALAQKASEALNCLREEEPAPDVLSAVRQRIDAERIVRSRIRVPRLAAAFAVIFICAVIIAGWFLQGLFTHEATQITRQQEHFKAPTLTDNLTVQNVPDSIHDSANMSKPVVQQTEQNISKPQIRKVANALPVHKRRRTISTARKPILAHKPLGEANDRIAPEPSNGEPVMVFVLKPREPEVYTIQVSADAESDEAETPTTELNVVREFDVGGRVTSVTIAETVASANIY, encoded by the coding sequence ATGAAGTGCTCCCAAGCTAGAGATAAGTTGATGGATTATATTGCGGCAGAGCTTCCGTTGAGAGAGGCAAAGGAGCTGAGTGGTCATCTTGATTCCTGTGAATCATGCCGCAAGTATTTAGCACTTGCGCAGAAGGCTTCTGAAGCACTGAATTGCTTGCGAGAAGAAGAACCGGCGCCAGATGTCCTCAGTGCAGTTAGGCAGAGGATTGATGCTGAAAGGATTGTACGTAGTCGGATTCGCGTGCCCCGCCTAGCAGCGGCGTTCGCGGTAATTTTTATATGCGCAGTAATCATTGCCGGCTGGTTTTTGCAGGGGTTGTTCACCCATGAAGCTACACAAATCACGCGGCAACAAGAACACTTTAAAGCTCCTACTTTGACGGATAATCTTACGGTGCAGAATGTACCAGATTCAATTCACGATTCAGCTAATATGTCCAAGCCCGTTGTTCAGCAAACTGAACAGAATATAAGCAAGCCTCAAATTCGTAAAGTTGCAAATGCCCTGCCTGTGCATAAGCGGCGGAGAACTATATCAACTGCCAGAAAACCCATATTGGCACATAAACCGTTAGGTGAAGCAAACGACAGAATTGCACCTGAGCCCAGCAATGGCGAGCCAGTAATGGTGTTCGTGCTAAAGCCAAGGGAGCCCGAGGTATACACAATACAAGTAAGCGCCGATGCCGAGTCGGATGAGGCCGAGACGCCGACTACCGAGCTGAATGTAGTGCGAGAATTTGACGTCGGAGGCAGGGTAACATCTGTAACTATCGCGGAAACGGTGGCATCTGCTAATATTTACTAG
- a CDS encoding class I SAM-dependent methyltransferase, which translates to MSKIKRIIKTGIAASLCGAGLFVLARRYGITSKIAEFAQNIEAVPFPGTQLYSFLLARQLRPLYVEIASEIYKEDRFARILDLDTGPGYLPIELALRNHFHTIVGMDRSIDMVRVAKANARASNVEKAIEFTQGEPTNIPFPGRYFDLVVSVNVLHHWRNPSQVFDEIHRILNPGGEFWLYDYQSEVSLEEWKKYEKELPIHLRLAFEVGPMASWRAAYSMKELLEIAEATHFADAKVEPRTFTLFGKPMSVFLRLRLRKPDQTRVE; encoded by the coding sequence ATGAGTAAAATAAAGAGAATCATAAAAACTGGAATTGCCGCTAGCCTCTGCGGAGCGGGTTTATTCGTACTCGCTCGCCGATATGGCATTACATCCAAGATTGCGGAGTTCGCTCAGAATATTGAAGCTGTTCCATTCCCGGGCACCCAACTTTACTCGTTTCTTTTGGCAAGGCAGCTCCGACCACTTTATGTCGAGATTGCAAGCGAAATCTATAAAGAGGATCGCTTTGCGAGAATACTGGACCTTGACACAGGACCAGGCTACCTTCCTATTGAACTTGCTCTAAGAAACCACTTCCACACCATAGTTGGAATGGACCGCTCCATTGACATGGTACGAGTTGCCAAGGCGAACGCCCGAGCTTCGAATGTCGAAAAAGCGATTGAATTCACCCAAGGCGAACCGACCAACATTCCGTTTCCAGGCAGGTATTTTGACCTTGTCGTTAGCGTCAACGTTTTGCACCATTGGCGCAATCCATCCCAGGTATTCGATGAAATACACCGCATCCTGAATCCCGGCGGCGAGTTCTGGCTTTACGACTATCAAAGCGAAGTTTCATTGGAGGAGTGGAAGAAATACGAAAAGGAATTGCCAATCCACTTGCGTCTTGCCTTTGAAGTTGGGCCAATGGCATCCTGGCGGGCAGCATACAGCATGAAAGAACTTTTAGAGATTGCTGAAGCAACTCACTTCGCAGATGCAAAAGTTGAGCCTAGAACGTTTACCCTTTTTGGGAAGCCTATGTCCGTCTTCCTTCGCCTTCGACTTCGCAAACCCGACCAGACGCGGGTCGAATAA
- a CDS encoding STAS domain-containing protein has protein sequence MKCSGEIDSGTVSVLARALQDAARSGKKHIVMDAAELTYIDSSGILTLISFQQKLQNENRHLAIVGCHGIFRKLITLSHLENRLPMYTTLDEALAEANAQ, from the coding sequence GTGAAATGCAGCGGCGAGATAGACAGCGGAACTGTATCCGTTCTAGCGAGGGCACTCCAAGACGCTGCACGAAGTGGCAAGAAGCATATTGTCATGGATGCAGCTGAGCTAACCTATATAGACAGCTCTGGCATTCTGACCCTCATATCCTTTCAGCAAAAACTTCAGAATGAGAACCGACATTTAGCAATCGTCGGATGTCATGGTATCTTTCGCAAGCTAATAACTTTATCACACCTCGAAAATCGTCTTCCAATGTATACTACACTGGATGAAGCCCTGGCAGAAGCCAACGCTCAGTAG
- the ssb gene encoding single-stranded DNA-binding protein, whose translation MLNRVVLIGRLATDPELKYTPSGIAVATFRLAVSRNVSNAQGEREADFIPIVTWRQAAEFAATYLTKGRLVAIDGRLQIRSWVAQDGSRRSTAEVVAEKLRSLDRPKERTEAGVAEIEEAPVVEESDTAIEPQEEEFEDPFADE comes from the coding sequence ATGTTGAACAGAGTGGTATTGATTGGCAGACTAGCTACCGACCCAGAACTGAAGTACACGCCTAGCGGAATTGCGGTGGCAACGTTCAGGCTGGCCGTAAGCCGTAATGTATCGAATGCACAAGGCGAAAGGGAAGCGGATTTTATTCCTATAGTGACATGGAGGCAAGCTGCTGAGTTTGCGGCGACTTATCTTACAAAGGGGCGGCTTGTTGCTATTGATGGGAGACTTCAAATAAGGTCATGGGTGGCTCAAGATGGATCTCGCCGGAGCACGGCCGAAGTTGTTGCAGAAAAACTTAGGTCTTTAGATAGACCAAAGGAGCGCACTGAGGCTGGCGTGGCAGAGATAGAAGAAGCGCCAGTGGTTGAGGAAAGCGACACCGCAATTGAGCCCCAGGAAGAGGAATTTGAAGACCCGTTTGCCGATGAATAG
- a CDS encoding RNA polymerase sigma factor, with product MGSLEKPAVLDASVIDRDQLLVKSFLAGDERAFDELAVKYHTYIYNICLQMLGNAADAEDATQNALISAYRALPHFKMKSRVSTWLYRIAVNQCLSLQRSRRLEAPLEKDFGEWSQPSLEDVEKRRIISKLLQRLAPHFRAVLILRYYRELSYIEIAEVLGWSPDKVKCYLHRARNVFKEIYLRECENGEVP from the coding sequence ATGGGTAGTTTGGAGAAGCCGGCAGTGCTGGACGCATCTGTTATAGACAGAGACCAGTTGCTGGTGAAAAGCTTTCTAGCTGGCGATGAAAGAGCGTTTGACGAGCTTGCAGTCAAATACCACACATATATTTACAACATCTGCCTACAGATGCTCGGCAACGCTGCAGATGCGGAAGATGCAACTCAAAACGCCTTAATCTCTGCCTATCGTGCGCTACCTCATTTCAAAATGAAATCACGGGTATCTACGTGGCTCTATCGCATTGCAGTGAACCAATGCCTGAGCCTTCAGCGAAGTCGGCGATTAGAGGCTCCCTTGGAGAAGGATTTCGGCGAGTGGTCCCAACCCAGCCTCGAAGATGTCGAGAAGCGTCGGATAATTTCGAAATTACTCCAGCGGCTTGCGCCTCACTTCCGTGCAGTGCTCATATTGAGGTACTATCGAGAACTTTCGTACATAGAAATTGCTGAGGTGCTAGGCTGGTCACCTGATAAGGTGAAGTGCTATCTCCACCGCGCTAGGAACGTCTTTAAAGAGATTTACCTGCGCGAGTGTGAGAACGGAGAAGTGCCATGA
- the rpsR gene encoding 30S ribosomal protein S18, which translates to MQKKNATKFKKARRKVCTFCADKVETIDYKNATKLRKFISDRGKILPRRTTGTCASHQRLLTRAIKRARHMALLPFTAE; encoded by the coding sequence ATGCAGAAAAAGAATGCAACAAAATTCAAGAAAGCGCGGCGAAAAGTCTGCACATTCTGTGCAGACAAAGTAGAGACAATTGACTATAAGAATGCAACTAAACTGCGCAAGTTTATCTCGGACCGCGGAAAGATTCTTCCTAGGCGAACAACCGGAACTTGTGCTTCGCATCAGAGATTGCTGACTAGGGCAATAAAACGAGCTAGGCACATGGCTTTGCTCCCATTTACGGCGGAGTAA
- a CDS encoding peroxiredoxin, with the protein MEAACGKLAPDFEAAGYFEGNFINIKLSDYRGKWVVLCFYPGDFTFVUPTELSAVAVKREELESLGVQVLAISVDSKFSHKIWQEEELSKMVPGGVPYPMLTDPGGKIGRMYGVYDEEIGVNVRGRFIIDPDGIIQAMEVLTPPVGRNVAEMLRQVRAFQHTRETGEVMPSGWQPGKPTLKPGPNLVGHVWEVWKPDMAF; encoded by the coding sequence ATGGAAGCAGCATGTGGCAAGCTTGCCCCCGACTTCGAAGCAGCCGGCTACTTTGAAGGCAACTTCATCAACATTAAGCTATCAGACTATCGTGGAAAGTGGGTAGTCCTCTGCTTTTATCCCGGCGACTTCACATTCGTCTGACCGACAGAATTGTCGGCGGTCGCCGTCAAACGCGAAGAACTTGAATCCCTCGGAGTCCAAGTGCTAGCCATCAGCGTAGACAGCAAATTCTCACACAAGATATGGCAGGAGGAAGAGCTGTCCAAAATGGTTCCGGGCGGCGTTCCCTATCCAATGCTAACCGATCCCGGCGGAAAAATTGGCCGCATGTACGGAGTTTACGATGAAGAAATCGGCGTAAACGTGAGAGGCCGATTTATAATAGACCCAGATGGCATAATTCAAGCTATGGAGGTTCTTACGCCTCCCGTTGGAAGAAACGTCGCCGAAATGCTTCGCCAGGTCAGGGCGTTCCAACACACTCGCGAAACTGGTGAAGTCATGCCGTCCGGCTGGCAGCCTGGCAAACCTACACTCAAGCCAGGGCCGAACCTTGTAGGCCATGTTTGGGAGGTTTGGAAGCCGGACATGGCATTCTAA
- a CDS encoding class A beta-lactamase-related serine hydrolase: MPSLESEIREILNRNKGTFGIAAWNSTDGLEFFLNEHEVFPSASVIKVPIIVELFWQRDEGRVSLDETVILKDKDKVEGSGILKELHEGLELTLRDLATLMIVISDNTATNLLIDRLGNDVVTSRMRSLGLKKTTLARKMYDWEQARLGKENLCTPYEIMHLLRWLACGEIPSRSASQEIIEIMARQQYRDKIPLMLPADLKIANKTGSISGVTHDVAVVYAPWGPYVLCVMAKGIDDQEDQRIAKLAIAEISRVVYDHFSA, from the coding sequence ATGCCATCATTGGAGTCAGAGATACGAGAGATACTTAATCGCAACAAAGGCACATTTGGAATTGCGGCTTGGAATTCCACCGACGGCTTGGAGTTTTTCCTTAATGAACACGAGGTTTTTCCTTCTGCAAGCGTTATTAAAGTTCCCATTATTGTTGAGCTTTTTTGGCAACGTGATGAGGGGCGGGTTTCGCTCGACGAGACGGTCATTCTAAAAGACAAGGATAAAGTTGAAGGTTCTGGCATTCTAAAGGAGCTCCATGAAGGGCTTGAACTAACGCTTAGAGACCTTGCGACTCTCATGATTGTTATTAGCGACAACACAGCTACAAATTTGTTAATAGATCGCTTGGGTAATGATGTTGTTACTTCGCGCATGCGCTCGCTTGGTTTAAAGAAGACAACCCTTGCCCGCAAAATGTATGATTGGGAACAGGCTCGGCTTGGAAAAGAGAACCTTTGTACGCCGTATGAGATAATGCACCTACTGCGTTGGCTTGCCTGCGGTGAAATTCCTAGCAGAAGTGCGAGTCAGGAAATCATCGAAATCATGGCAAGACAACAATATAGGGACAAGATTCCGCTCATGTTGCCCGCCGACCTTAAAATCGCCAACAAGACGGGTTCGATTTCGGGTGTTACCCATGACGTGGCTGTGGTCTATGCGCCCTGGGGTCCATACGTACTCTGTGTGATGGCGAAAGGGATAGACGACCAAGAAGACCAGCGCATCGCCAAACTCGCCATAGCGGAGATTTCCAGGGTGGTATATGACCACTTTTCCGCATGA
- a CDS encoding zinc-binding dehydrogenase, producing MRAAVLEKFNEPLAVREFDKPILGPGEVLVRMLAAGVCGSDIHMWHGKDPRIPLPTIIGHEGVGEVEEIGPEPPKSISGRELSRGDRIAWDRGVTCGQCFYCAVRHEPNLCPNRWAYGIGRSSEKPPYLVGCYAEYIVLVRGTNIIHLDEFPSTDYVLLASTSCSGATAANAVEVAGIEPGSAVLVQGSGPLGLFLTAFASMLGASPIVVVGGSPDSLALALKLGADLVLSHRTTPSKERMEAIREIAPRGIDIVLESSGRPDSINEGIQALRTGGSYISTGFAVPGASVTIDCYQDLVRKNLRLQGVWTSHTRHLYQALALAGQNPVLGKVITSTFTLEQATDALVAMERREAIKSAIVF from the coding sequence ATGAGAGCTGCCGTACTTGAAAAGTTCAACGAGCCGCTAGCAGTGCGAGAATTCGATAAGCCAATCCTCGGGCCTGGTGAGGTTCTTGTGCGGATGCTTGCCGCGGGTGTGTGTGGGTCAGATATCCACATGTGGCATGGTAAGGACCCTCGAATACCTCTGCCAACAATCATAGGTCATGAGGGCGTGGGAGAGGTGGAAGAAATTGGTCCCGAGCCGCCAAAGTCCATCAGTGGGAGAGAACTCAGCCGTGGGGATAGGATTGCTTGGGACCGTGGAGTTACGTGTGGCCAGTGCTTTTACTGTGCTGTGCGGCATGAGCCGAACCTTTGTCCAAATCGGTGGGCTTATGGGATTGGGAGGTCATCGGAAAAACCGCCCTACCTTGTTGGTTGTTATGCTGAGTACATCGTACTTGTGCGAGGCACAAATATCATTCATCTAGATGAGTTTCCTTCGACTGATTATGTGCTATTGGCAAGCACGTCTTGCTCTGGAGCAACCGCTGCCAATGCCGTGGAGGTTGCTGGTATTGAGCCGGGTAGCGCTGTTCTAGTGCAGGGTTCTGGTCCGCTTGGATTATTCCTAACTGCTTTCGCAAGCATGCTTGGGGCATCACCAATAGTAGTCGTGGGAGGCTCACCAGATAGCCTTGCGCTTGCACTAAAATTAGGTGCAGACCTCGTTCTTAGCCATCGAACTACACCATCAAAAGAACGGATGGAAGCAATTCGTGAAATTGCACCTCGAGGCATAGATATTGTGCTTGAGTCATCCGGCAGACCTGACTCGATAAATGAGGGAATACAAGCATTGAGAACAGGCGGCTCGTATATTTCCACAGGCTTTGCAGTCCCGGGAGCATCAGTAACCATTGATTGTTACCAAGATTTAGTGCGGAAAAACCTTCGGCTTCAAGGAGTTTGGACGAGCCATACGCGCCACCTTTATCAAGCTCTGGCGCTTGCTGGTCAGAATCCCGTGCTGGGCAAAGTGATTACAAGCACATTCACTCTCGAGCAGGCAACCGATGCCCTTGTTGCTATGGAACGACGCGAAGCTATTAAGTCGGCAATTGTATTCTAA
- the radA gene encoding DNA repair protein RadA: MAKKQTKYVCQQCGYESPKWLGRCPDCNEWNTLVEEVVTRTSEATKKPASATYNPPKPITDVVVGEHHRYTTGIGEFDRVLGGGVVPGSVVLVGGDPGIGKSTLLTQVAENLSRGGPTLYVSGEESLEQVRMRANRLGTVSERLYLAAETCIEQVEAYVHSLKPGAVIIDSIQAMYDSSLESAPATVSQVRSCTATLVRIAKSLSIPVFIIGHVTKDGSIAGPRVLEHMVDTVLYFEGDRHQVYRILRAVKNRFGSTDELGIFEMHENGLVEVSNPSELLLAERPLHGPGSVVSAVIEGTRPLLVEVQALVSPSYFAAPRRMVSGVDYNRTMLILAVLEKRIGLRFSNQDVYVSIAGGVKAAEPALDLAIAAAVASNLKELPIDPKTLVVGEVGLAGEVRGVVQIEKRIREAAHLGFERAIIPAANAGRAKVTGMKTVGVESVYQGIEAAIGSFKRKRATASAIGERDLGEGEKGC, translated from the coding sequence TTGGCAAAGAAGCAGACTAAATATGTATGTCAACAGTGTGGATATGAGTCTCCAAAATGGCTTGGTCGCTGTCCCGACTGCAACGAGTGGAACACTCTAGTTGAGGAAGTTGTCACCCGAACATCGGAGGCTACGAAGAAGCCCGCGTCCGCTACATACAACCCACCCAAACCGATTACCGATGTTGTGGTCGGTGAGCATCACCGATACACCACTGGCATTGGTGAGTTCGATCGTGTTCTTGGCGGTGGTGTAGTGCCCGGCTCTGTTGTGTTAGTTGGCGGCGATCCGGGAATTGGGAAGTCAACCCTTCTTACACAGGTGGCTGAAAACCTGAGCCGCGGTGGCCCAACGCTCTACGTTTCGGGTGAGGAATCCTTAGAGCAGGTCAGGATGCGAGCCAACCGATTGGGCACGGTTTCAGAGCGCCTTTATCTCGCCGCTGAGACGTGTATTGAGCAAGTCGAGGCGTACGTGCATTCTCTTAAACCTGGTGCTGTCATTATTGATTCTATCCAGGCAATGTATGACTCGTCGCTGGAATCAGCGCCTGCCACTGTGAGCCAGGTTCGCTCTTGCACTGCAACTCTTGTTAGAATCGCGAAGAGCTTAAGCATACCAGTGTTCATCATTGGCCATGTTACAAAGGATGGTTCTATTGCCGGCCCACGCGTGCTCGAACATATGGTAGACACCGTGCTTTATTTCGAAGGCGACCGGCATCAAGTTTATCGGATACTGCGGGCGGTGAAAAACAGATTCGGTTCAACAGACGAGCTGGGGATTTTCGAGATGCACGAAAATGGCCTTGTGGAGGTAAGCAATCCGTCTGAGCTTCTTCTTGCGGAAAGGCCCCTGCATGGCCCGGGCTCGGTTGTAAGTGCCGTTATAGAGGGTACAAGGCCCTTGCTTGTCGAAGTTCAGGCTTTAGTATCGCCTTCGTATTTTGCTGCTCCAAGAAGGATGGTAAGTGGGGTTGACTATAACCGCACGATGCTGATTCTGGCGGTTCTGGAAAAGCGCATAGGACTTCGATTTTCTAATCAAGATGTCTATGTAAGCATAGCAGGTGGCGTAAAAGCCGCGGAGCCCGCGCTTGATTTGGCGATTGCGGCGGCAGTGGCTTCGAACTTGAAGGAATTGCCAATTGACCCAAAAACTTTGGTTGTTGGGGAGGTTGGTCTTGCGGGTGAAGTGCGAGGCGTGGTTCAGATTGAAAAGCGAATAAGAGAGGCGGCGCACTTGGGATTCGAGCGCGCAATCATTCCTGCAGCCAACGCAGGAAGAGCCAAGGTTACAGGAATGAAGACTGTTGGCGTGGAGTCGGTTTACCAAGGAATTGAAGCCGCGATTGGCAGCTTTAAGCGCAAGAGGGCGACGGCTTCCGCAATTGGAGAACGAGATTTAGGAGAGGGCGAAAAGGGTTGTTAG
- a CDS encoding STAS domain-containing protein, producing MKNARPDNEKLSIELVDLDGIPLVRAAGEIDLYNVSRFEDGMQRAVDRGTKIVAVDLTGVSYLDSSGLSALIAAYKSLEERNAKLYVIVPPGHNATRRVIEITRVDKFIHVRDSLDQMLSDVKEKQAA from the coding sequence ATGAAAAACGCTCGCCCTGATAATGAAAAGCTCTCCATAGAATTGGTAGACTTAGATGGTATACCCCTTGTGCGTGCAGCTGGCGAAATTGACCTTTATAACGTTTCAAGATTTGAAGACGGCATGCAACGGGCAGTCGACCGTGGAACAAAAATTGTGGCTGTGGACTTAACAGGCGTATCTTATTTAGACAGCTCGGGACTAAGCGCGCTTATAGCCGCTTATAAATCACTCGAGGAGCGGAATGCCAAACTTTACGTAATTGTGCCACCAGGGCACAATGCAACCAGACGAGTGATTGAAATTACCCGTGTTGACAAGTTTATCCACGTACGAGACAGCTTAGACCAAATGCTTTCGGACGTGAAAGAAAAACAAGCAGCCTAA
- a CDS encoding ABC-F family ATP-binding cassette domain-containing protein, protein MAVIALNSVRKSFGGLQVLDEVSFTLGFGEKVALVGPNGSGKTTILRLIAGEEESDSGTIQVLPGVTIGYMPQDSELVGERSLIEEVSNASEEVVRLEWELRRLEAAMGEATGEELEAILAKYGETQHEYERLGGYSFDAEVKSTLSGLGLGPEHWEKPVNILSGGQKTRAALAKLLLQQPDVLLLDEPTNHLDIEAVEWLEDFLQDFSGTVLVVSHDRYFLDRVVTKVIDLHEGYTKTYAGNYTAYVRQKQEFLRQQFEDYERQQAEIARLEDFIWRYHAGQRHREAKSREKKLARMERLRKPKLEADKMRVRFEQAKTSGQIVADLRDVGKAFGERQLFAGLNLMVENGDRIGIVGPNGAGKTTLLRMIVGDEEPTTGTLSLGYGVEIGYFDQDLSGLDPENTVLEEILDTEDLGPAEARVFLARFLFKGDSVFKAVSKLSGGERNRLVLAKLMLKKPNVLVLDEPTNHLDIDSRQALDDALKAFEGTIILTSHDRYLLNSVATRIVEIKGGVARVFEGNYDFFVERARPRPARPSRRKKPKPVARKPSVANEVASTGLTAEEIERQIEAAESRLAEVTQLLGNPETYASAEKAASTIAEYHELTRTVEQLYADWEALLD, encoded by the coding sequence GTGGCTGTTATCGCTCTCAATTCGGTTAGGAAATCGTTCGGCGGGCTCCAGGTCCTCGATGAAGTGAGTTTTACGCTAGGATTTGGAGAGAAAGTTGCGCTTGTTGGGCCTAATGGGAGCGGAAAGACAACAATACTCCGACTTATTGCTGGTGAAGAGGAATCTGATTCGGGTACAATTCAAGTTCTTCCGGGTGTGACTATCGGCTATATGCCTCAGGATAGTGAATTGGTAGGTGAGCGAAGTCTCATTGAGGAAGTTTCGAACGCATCTGAGGAAGTAGTTCGCTTGGAATGGGAACTGCGCAGGCTTGAAGCTGCGATGGGCGAAGCGACGGGCGAAGAATTAGAGGCAATCCTTGCCAAGTATGGCGAGACGCAACACGAATACGAGCGTCTCGGCGGTTATTCGTTCGATGCAGAGGTTAAGTCGACTCTGAGTGGATTGGGTCTTGGGCCGGAACATTGGGAGAAGCCGGTTAACATCCTTAGTGGTGGACAGAAGACACGGGCGGCATTGGCAAAGCTGCTTCTACAACAGCCAGACGTGCTCCTCCTCGATGAACCGACGAACCATCTGGATATAGAGGCGGTCGAGTGGCTGGAGGATTTTCTCCAAGACTTTTCTGGCACGGTGCTTGTTGTATCACACGACCGCTATTTCCTCGACCGAGTAGTAACAAAGGTGATTGATTTGCACGAAGGATACACTAAGACTTATGCTGGCAATTATACGGCATATGTTCGACAGAAGCAGGAGTTTCTCCGACAGCAGTTTGAGGATTACGAAAGGCAGCAGGCAGAGATTGCTCGTTTAGAAGACTTCATCTGGCGGTACCATGCTGGACAACGACATCGGGAGGCGAAAAGCCGCGAGAAAAAGTTGGCGAGGATGGAGCGGCTTCGAAAGCCAAAGCTAGAAGCCGATAAAATGCGAGTTCGCTTTGAACAAGCTAAGACAAGTGGACAAATAGTGGCAGACCTGCGAGATGTTGGCAAAGCTTTCGGGGAGCGGCAACTATTTGCAGGGTTGAACCTCATGGTGGAGAATGGCGATCGGATTGGAATAGTGGGGCCGAATGGTGCGGGCAAGACGACCCTCCTTAGGATGATTGTTGGCGACGAAGAACCAACAACCGGCACACTTAGCCTAGGTTACGGGGTCGAAATAGGTTACTTCGACCAAGATTTGAGCGGCTTGGATCCTGAAAATACAGTACTTGAAGAAATATTGGATACAGAGGACCTTGGCCCGGCGGAAGCGCGAGTTTTCCTCGCACGCTTCTTGTTCAAAGGAGATAGCGTGTTCAAAGCTGTCTCGAAGCTGAGCGGTGGCGAAAGAAATCGTTTGGTACTGGCTAAACTGATGCTAAAAAAACCAAACGTTCTTGTGCTTGACGAACCGACAAATCACCTTGATATTGATTCCCGGCAGGCGCTTGATGATGCCCTAAAGGCATTTGAAGGAACGATAATTCTCACCTCTCATGACCGGTACCTACTGAACTCAGTGGCCACCCGAATCGTCGAAATTAAAGGAGGAGTAGCGCGGGTATTTGAGGGAAACTATGACTTTTTCGTCGAGCGAGCACGCCCAAGGCCAGCACGCCCTTCAAGAAGGAAAAAGCCAAAGCCAGTTGCCCGCAAGCCATCTGTTGCTAACGAAGTTGCTTCGACAGGGCTGACTGCCGAAGAAATCGAGCGCCAAATAGAAGCGGCTGAATCAAGGCTTGCTGAGGTAACACAACTTCTTGGAAATCCGGAAACTTATGCGAGCGCCGAGAAGGCGGCAAGTACCATTGCCGAATATCATGAATTGACTAGAACGGTAGAACAATTGTACGCAGATTGGGAAGCTTTGCTGGATTGA